In the Nitrospirales bacterium LBB_01 genome, one interval contains:
- the speD gene encoding adenosylmethionine decarboxylase, which yields MHALGKHLLIELRECNPSKIIDLREVTDALVGAARAAKATIVDVSFHEFNPFGISGMVIIAESHLSIHTWPEYNYAAVDIFTCGDIINPDLAAKYLIDKFESKSPSVMEMKRGIISEKDIKLPHKVFSDDFQYVS from the coding sequence TTGCATGCTTTAGGTAAACATCTATTAATTGAATTAAGGGAATGCAATCCCAGCAAGATAATTGACCTCAGAGAAGTAACCGATGCGTTGGTCGGCGCAGCAAGAGCAGCGAAAGCAACGATAGTTGACGTTTCTTTTCATGAATTTAACCCTTTTGGTATTAGTGGAATGGTTATAATTGCGGAATCACATCTTTCTATACACACATGGCCCGAGTATAATTATGCTGCGGTGGATATATTTACCTGCGGCGATATAATTAACCCTGACCTTGCGGCAAAGTATCTGATAGACAAGTTTGAGTCTAAAAGCCCCTCCGTTATGGAAATGAAGCGCGGAATTATTTCTGAAAAAGACATCAAACTGCCGCATAAGGTATTTTCGGACGATTTCCAGTATGTTTCATAA
- a CDS encoding DUF86 domain-containing protein, with protein MRRGYRLYLEDILTAIVKIQRFIDTTSFEEFIVDDKTYDAVIRNFEIIGEASKNIPQEVQDNYPAVDWKKVYLFRNVLAHEYFGIDNQLLWDIIQNRLPELSMEIQSILEKGNTTT; from the coding sequence ATGCGTAGAGGCTATAGGCTTTACCTTGAAGATATCCTAACTGCTATTGTGAAGATTCAGCGGTTCATAGACACAACTTCATTTGAGGAGTTCATAGTTGATGATAAAACTTATGATGCAGTAATTCGTAACTTTGAAATTATTGGCGAGGCCTCAAAGAATATCCCACAAGAGGTGCAGGATAATTATCCTGCTGTTGATTGGAAAAAAGTCTATCTTTTCAGAAATGTGCTTGCCCACGAGTATTTTGGTATTGACAATCAACTGCTGTGGGACATAATTCAGAATCGTCTGCCTGAACTGAGTATGGAGATTCAAAGTATTCTTGAAAAGGGCAACACAACTACTTAA
- a CDS encoding nucleotidyltransferase family protein: MDVIEILKSHEKVIKSRFHISCIGVFGSFARGEAKAESDVDVLVEFEEGYVTFNNYADLKFYLEDLFSREVDLVTINAIRPQMKDFILSEVTYA, translated from the coding sequence ATGGACGTCATTGAAATATTGAAAAGCCACGAAAAAGTGATAAAGAGCCGATTTCACATCAGCTGTATAGGAGTGTTTGGTTCCTTTGCACGTGGAGAAGCAAAAGCAGAAAGCGATGTCGATGTACTTGTTGAATTTGAAGAGGGATATGTTACTTTTAACAACTACGCCGATCTAAAATTTTATCTTGAAGACTTGTTCAGTAGAGAGGTAGATTTGGTAACCATCAATGCCATTCGTCCACAAATGAAGGATTTCATTCTAAGTGAAGTCACCTATGCGTAG
- a CDS encoding ParA family protein, translating into MVTICLANHKGGTGKTSLSINLGTYFARKKLKVLLIDMDPQGHVAPGIGVEVGYNDRSMADILSNQEDITTVIQKTPVKNLDIAPANIRLSLVNETLYNSFKRERRLMKSMDSIYKNKTYNLVIIDCPPSLGPLVENTLMVADYCLIPCEPSSRSIDGLADFILKMKEVREGALDDNWNIVLSRVKKAARLTNEVIEEKLSDYKDRILKTKIYERESINQAQMAGIPVFDFPRGQLASENFTKFGKEVSLQCRIK; encoded by the coding sequence TTGGTAACTATATGCCTTGCCAACCACAAGGGTGGTACTGGTAAGACGTCATTGTCTATTAATCTGGGGACGTATTTTGCCAGAAAAAAGCTCAAGGTTTTGCTTATTGATATGGACCCGCAGGGACACGTGGCTCCGGGCATAGGTGTGGAGGTCGGATACAATGACCGCTCAATGGCTGATATACTTTCAAATCAGGAGGATATTACTACCGTAATTCAAAAAACCCCTGTGAAAAATCTTGACATTGCCCCTGCTAACATAAGGCTAAGTCTTGTCAATGAGACTCTTTATAATTCCTTCAAACGTGAGCGCCGTCTTATGAAATCGATGGATTCCATATATAAAAATAAAACCTATAATCTGGTGATTATAGACTGTCCACCGTCATTGGGCCCGCTTGTAGAAAATACGCTTATGGTGGCGGATTATTGCCTTATTCCGTGTGAACCCTCAAGCCGCTCAATTGACGGGCTGGCAGATTTCATACTGAAAATGAAGGAGGTTAGAGAGGGCGCACTGGATGATAACTGGAACATAGTGCTATCGAGGGTTAAAAAGGCAGCAAGACTAACAAACGAGGTCATAGAGGAAAAACTCTCTGATTATAAGGACAGGATATTGAAAACGAAAATATATGAACGGGAATCAATCAATCAGGCGCAGATGGCAGGCATTCCGGTGTTTGACTTTCCTCGCGGACAATTGGCTTCAGAAAATTTCACTAAATTTGGGAAGGAAGTATCGCTACAGTGCCGAATAAAATAA
- a CDS encoding RluA family pseudouridine synthase — protein sequence MEHCFTIEAADAGERLDVFLTKKTGLTRSKISKLTGIDAVRVNDAAVKCGYRLRAGETITVSNVNSDESGLLVPEDKHVDIVYQDSHLVVVNKPPFMPMYPGAGHSGGTLMNALAMKVQSSATVGAPLRPGVVHRIDKDTSGLVVVALDDDTYYALVEQFKKKEVKRSYKALIYGKFKEDAGVVTLPVGRSASDRKKMSTRSRHPRAAITNWRVLRQYVGATLIEAILSTGRTHQIRVHFSALGHPLLGDTCYGNKDNIEIRGAKIKIPRQMLHAAQLGFIHPVTKKLLEFESDIPADMAAILDLFEK from the coding sequence ATGGAACACTGTTTTACAATAGAGGCTGCCGATGCCGGGGAGAGGCTTGACGTTTTTCTGACAAAAAAAACAGGGCTTACCCGCTCAAAAATCAGCAAACTTACAGGCATTGACGCTGTCCGTGTAAATGACGCTGCCGTTAAGTGTGGTTACCGGTTAAGGGCCGGTGAGACGATAACGGTTTCAAATGTAAACTCTGACGAAAGTGGGCTATTAGTTCCTGAGGACAAACACGTTGATATAGTGTATCAGGACAGTCATCTTGTTGTAGTGAATAAACCGCCCTTTATGCCGATGTATCCGGGGGCGGGTCATAGCGGAGGGACGCTTATGAACGCTCTTGCTATGAAAGTACAGAGTTCTGCAACAGTGGGCGCTCCACTTAGACCGGGAGTTGTCCACAGAATTGACAAAGACACCTCAGGGCTTGTGGTAGTAGCTCTGGATGATGACACCTATTATGCGTTAGTGGAGCAATTCAAAAAAAAAGAGGTCAAGCGTTCATATAAGGCGTTGATTTATGGCAAATTTAAAGAAGATGCCGGTGTTGTGACACTTCCTGTAGGCCGTTCTGCATCTGACAGAAAAAAGATGTCAACACGCTCAAGGCATCCCCGTGCTGCAATAACAAACTGGCGGGTTTTGCGGCAATACGTAGGAGCTACGCTAATTGAGGCCATACTCTCTACCGGACGAACACATCAGATACGTGTACATTTTTCGGCACTTGGACATCCGCTCTTAGGGGATACCTGCTACGGCAATAAAGACAACATAGAAATACGAGGAGCTAAAATAAAGATACCCAGACAGATGCTTCACGCCGCTCAACTTGGATTTATCCATCCTGTAACAAAAAAACTCCTTGAGTTTGAAAGCGATATTCCCGCCGATATGGCAGCTATACTTGATTTGTTTGAAAAGTGA
- a CDS encoding argininosuccinate synthase produces the protein MKKVVLAYSGGLDTSVAIKWLKESVDADVIAFCADLGQGEELDHVREKALKTGASKVYVEDVREEFVNDYVFPMLRANAVYEQYYLLGTSIARPLIAKKLIEIAIKENAAYVAHGATGKGNDQVRFELGSYALKPDIKIIAPWRMWPFKSRQSLIEYAAAHGIDVPVTKEKPYSTDRNALHISYEGGILEDPWAEPPSDMFTLMVSPEKAPGVPTYIEIAYEGGNPVAVDSKKMTPFELLSALNKTAGANGVGRVDIVENRYVGIKSRGVYETPGGTVLHIAHRAVESITMDREVLHLRDSLIPKYAEMVYNGYWFSPERLVLQKFMDECQDVVTGTVCLKLYKGNCIIVGRKSPHSLYDSKLATFEEEDVYNQADAEGFIKLNALRLKTGRLKL, from the coding sequence ATGAAAAAAGTGGTGCTTGCGTATTCGGGCGGGCTGGATACGTCGGTTGCTATAAAGTGGCTTAAGGAAAGTGTTGATGCCGATGTGATAGCCTTTTGTGCCGATTTGGGGCAGGGTGAGGAACTTGACCATGTAAGAGAAAAAGCGCTTAAAACAGGAGCGTCAAAAGTCTATGTGGAAGACGTAAGAGAGGAGTTTGTCAATGATTACGTTTTTCCTATGCTCAGAGCTAATGCCGTCTATGAGCAGTATTATCTGCTTGGAACATCAATAGCAAGACCGTTAATTGCTAAAAAACTCATAGAGATTGCGATAAAGGAAAACGCTGCTTACGTTGCTCATGGGGCTACCGGTAAGGGCAACGATCAGGTGCGGTTTGAGCTTGGCTCTTATGCCCTGAAGCCTGACATTAAGATAATAGCTCCGTGGCGGATGTGGCCCTTTAAATCAAGGCAGTCACTGATAGAATATGCCGCAGCACACGGAATAGATGTTCCTGTAACTAAAGAAAAACCTTACAGCACTGACAGAAACGCTCTTCATATTAGTTATGAGGGCGGCATACTTGAAGACCCGTGGGCTGAGCCTCCCTCCGATATGTTTACACTTATGGTGTCTCCTGAAAAAGCCCCCGGTGTGCCCACATATATTGAGATTGCCTATGAAGGAGGAAACCCTGTAGCTGTTGATAGCAAAAAAATGACTCCGTTTGAACTACTTTCAGCATTAAATAAAACAGCCGGCGCTAACGGCGTTGGCAGGGTGGACATAGTAGAAAATCGCTATGTCGGCATTAAATCACGCGGGGTATATGAAACTCCGGGAGGCACTGTCCTTCACATAGCCCACAGAGCGGTTGAGTCCATAACTATGGACAGAGAGGTGCTCCACTTGAGGGATTCCCTAATTCCAAAGTACGCCGAGATGGTCTATAACGGATACTGGTTTTCACCGGAGCGGCTTGTCCTCCAAAAATTTATGGATGAGTGCCAGGATGTGGTAACAGGGACGGTGTGTCTTAAGCTCTATAAGGGTAATTGCATAATTGTGGGCAGAAAGTCGCCGCATTCACTCTATGACTCTAAGCTTGCCACGTTTGAAGAAGAGGATGTGTATAATCAGGCAGATGCCGAGGGCTTTATAAAACTAAATGCGCTTAGATTAAAAACGGGACGCTTAAAACTCTAA
- the yajC gene encoding preprotein translocase subunit YajC has protein sequence MLSIAWAMGQPPQGGQAGAPDIFMSFLPLMVIFIIFYFLMIRPQQNKAKAHREMLSAIKKGDKVITTGGIYGVVESVDENTVTLKISENVKVKFGKPFITTLRGSHDGD, from the coding sequence ATGTTATCAATAGCGTGGGCAATGGGGCAACCGCCTCAAGGTGGGCAGGCTGGAGCTCCGGATATATTTATGAGTTTCCTGCCGCTTATGGTGATTTTTATAATATTTTACTTTTTAATGATACGTCCTCAACAAAACAAGGCAAAGGCACACAGAGAGATGCTTTCTGCCATTAAAAAAGGCGATAAAGTTATTACAACCGGCGGGATTTATGGCGTTGTGGAGTCTGTTGACGAGAACACGGTTACGCTTAAAATCTCTGAAAATGTAAAAGTGAAATTCGGCAAACCGTTTATAACAACACTGCGCGGCTCTCATGATGGAGATTAA